From Prosthecobacter sp., the proteins below share one genomic window:
- a CDS encoding glycerophosphodiester phosphodiesterase family protein — translation MSAHAVEIIAHRGFSARAPENTLAAFELGWKHQTDACELDVYLTADGKTAVIHDKDTKRTAGVTLDVAKSKQADLTALGAGSWKGKEWANEKIPTLEQALATLPKGKQRFFIEVKCGAEIVPELKRILEPMKDRADQLAIIAFKRDAAAESKKVLPWIKVYRLASGKTKDKKPTDLKQLIADTTADKLDGLDLGVADFPWDETMVKQIRDAGFGLYVWTVNKPADVQRFAKLGVDGITTDDPVMVREVLAKP, via the coding sequence ATGTCCGCCCACGCCGTCGAAATCATCGCGCATCGCGGTTTTTCCGCGCGTGCGCCGGAAAACACGCTCGCGGCGTTTGAACTCGGCTGGAAGCATCAGACCGATGCCTGTGAGCTGGATGTGTATCTTACCGCCGATGGCAAGACCGCCGTCATTCATGACAAAGACACGAAACGCACCGCCGGTGTGACGCTGGATGTGGCGAAGTCGAAGCAGGCAGACCTGACTGCGCTCGGTGCTGGCTCGTGGAAAGGCAAAGAGTGGGCGAATGAGAAAATTCCGACGCTGGAGCAAGCGCTGGCGACTTTGCCGAAGGGCAAGCAGCGCTTCTTCATCGAGGTCAAATGCGGCGCGGAAATCGTGCCGGAGCTGAAGCGCATCCTGGAGCCGATGAAGGATCGTGCGGATCAACTTGCGATCATCGCGTTCAAGCGCGACGCGGCGGCGGAATCGAAGAAGGTGCTGCCGTGGATCAAGGTTTACCGCCTCGCTTCCGGCAAAACGAAGGACAAGAAACCCACGGACCTGAAACAGCTCATCGCTGACACCACGGCGGACAAACTCGATGGCCTCGACCTCGGTGTGGCTGATTTTCCTTGGGATGAGACGATGGTGAAGCAGATCCGCGACGCGGGCTTCGGCCTCTACGTCTGGACGGTCAACAAACCGGCCGATGTGCAGCGTTTTGCGAAGCTCGGCGTCGATGGCATCACCACGGATGATCCAGTCATGGTGCGAGAGGTTTTGGCAAAGCCTTGA
- a CDS encoding ABC-F family ATP-binding cassette domain-containing protein: MSPITPAVVSAKDLRLQFGLQQVFNDATMSIHEGEKLGLVGRNGSGKTSLMRILVGTEKPDSGTISRRNGIIVSHLAQEFTLDDDASVIDNIRGGASVLLEMVERYESGDYKGDQEDELLHQIQLHDGWGVETRISTAMNELGVAAADRLVKGLSGGEKRRVALARALVSQPDLLLLDEPTNHLDAESIEWLEVFLRDFSGAVLFVTHDRYFLDRVATRIIEIDDSRIYSHPGNYSAFLESKAIREGVEANSERRRQSFLRHELEFVRAGVRGRGTKQQSRLDEFDRVSAIAAPEAELVMDLIIPPAPPLANTVVDAKDIGAHIDDRWLFSHLDLSFEPATCTGIIGRNGLGKTTLLRMLMGEQQPNEGKVVIGKRTIFNYVDQQRLLLNPENSVMEEVAGPMSEFVQFGPEKLHVRTYLRRFLFTDDRVTMRVKELSGGEQSRVLLAKILRRGGNFLILDEPTNDLDLATMRVLEEAIMAFKGCALVVSHDRYFLDRVCTRLIAFEGHGRIHECAGNYSYYQEKRAARAAAELAHVNAAVKKEKAAAANAPKPRKMSQKEQRELADCETAIATLESEIAVMEAELSNPELFVKLGAGTNDFIAKLDAKKHELEGKFTSWAALEEIRVACEG, translated from the coding sequence ATGTCTCCCATCACCCCTGCCGTCGTTTCCGCCAAAGACCTGCGCCTTCAATTCGGGCTGCAGCAGGTCTTCAATGACGCGACGATGAGCATCCATGAGGGCGAGAAACTCGGGCTCGTGGGCCGTAACGGCTCCGGGAAGACCAGCCTCATGCGCATCCTCGTCGGCACGGAGAAACCGGACAGCGGCACGATCTCGCGGCGCAACGGCATCATCGTCAGCCACCTCGCGCAGGAGTTCACGCTCGATGACGACGCCAGCGTCATCGACAACATCCGCGGCGGCGCCTCGGTGCTGCTCGAGATGGTCGAGCGTTATGAATCCGGCGACTACAAAGGCGATCAGGAGGACGAATTGCTGCATCAGATCCAGCTTCACGACGGCTGGGGCGTCGAAACCCGCATCAGCACCGCGATGAATGAACTCGGCGTGGCGGCGGCGGATCGTCTCGTCAAAGGACTCTCAGGTGGTGAGAAACGCCGCGTGGCTTTGGCGCGTGCGCTCGTCTCGCAGCCGGATTTGCTGCTGCTCGACGAACCGACGAACCATCTCGACGCTGAATCCATCGAGTGGCTGGAGGTGTTCCTGCGCGATTTCAGCGGTGCGGTGCTCTTCGTCACGCATGACCGCTATTTCCTCGACCGCGTGGCCACGCGCATCATCGAGATCGACGACAGCCGCATTTACAGCCATCCCGGCAACTACAGCGCGTTCCTGGAGAGCAAGGCTATCCGTGAAGGCGTGGAGGCAAACTCGGAGCGCCGCCGTCAGAGCTTTCTGCGGCATGAGCTGGAGTTTGTGCGCGCGGGCGTCCGAGGCCGGGGCACCAAACAGCAGTCCCGGCTGGATGAATTCGACCGCGTGTCCGCCATCGCGGCTCCCGAGGCCGAGCTGGTGATGGATTTGATCATCCCACCGGCCCCGCCGCTGGCGAACACGGTGGTCGATGCCAAAGACATCGGCGCGCACATCGACGACCGCTGGTTGTTCAGCCATCTCGACCTCAGCTTCGAGCCCGCCACCTGCACCGGCATCATCGGCCGCAACGGTCTAGGCAAAACCACGTTGCTGCGCATGCTGATGGGCGAACAGCAGCCGAATGAAGGCAAGGTCGTCATCGGCAAGCGCACCATCTTCAATTACGTCGATCAGCAGCGCCTGCTGCTCAATCCCGAGAACAGCGTGATGGAGGAAGTAGCAGGACCGATGTCGGAGTTTGTGCAGTTCGGCCCGGAGAAGCTGCATGTGCGCACGTATCTGCGGCGCTTCCTGTTCACCGATGATCGTGTGACCATGCGCGTGAAGGAACTCAGCGGTGGCGAGCAAAGCCGCGTGCTGCTGGCGAAAATCCTGCGCCGCGGCGGCAACTTCCTCATTCTCGACGAACCGACGAACGATCTCGATCTCGCCACGATGCGTGTGCTCGAAGAAGCCATCATGGCCTTCAAAGGCTGCGCGCTCGTCGTCAGCCATGACCGCTACTTCCTCGACCGCGTCTGCACCCGCCTGATTGCCTTCGAAGGCCACGGCCGCATCCACGAATGCGCTGGCAACTACAGCTACTACCAGGAAAAACGCGCCGCGCGAGCCGCCGCCGAGCTGGCTCACGTCAACGCCGCTGTGAAGAAGGAAAAAGCCGCCGCCGCCAACGCCCCCAAGCCGCGCAAGATGTCGCAGAAGGAGCAGCGCGAGCTGGCCGACTGCGAAACCGCCATCGCCACCCTGGAGAGCGAGATCGCCGTCATGGAAGCCGAACTGAGCAACCCCGAGCTGTTTGTGAAGCTCGGTGCTGGCACGAATGACTTCATCGCCAAACTCGATGCGAAGAAGCACGAGCTGGAAGGCAAATTCACGAGCTGGGCAGCGCTGGAGGAGATCCGGGTAGCGTGTGAGGGGTGA
- a CDS encoding DUF1080 domain-containing protein translates to MKHITLTLLATLSLTFAAEHPDTTGWKDLFATDLSNTVAPGGWAFTEGVLVAKDHDTLWTKDSYGDFILDLEFKVIAESNSGVFLRSGDIKNVLSALEIQVHDSADGSKYGMVAAIYDAMPPSKGAARPVGEWNRFTITCKGPQVTVVFNGETVIDANLDNWPEVKKNPDGTPNKFPVALKDFARKGPIGLQGLHGKAQAPVWYRNVKIKVL, encoded by the coding sequence ATGAAACACATCACCCTCACCCTCCTCGCCACCCTCAGCCTCACCTTCGCCGCCGAACATCCCGACACCACCGGCTGGAAAGATCTCTTCGCCACCGATCTCTCGAACACCGTCGCTCCCGGCGGCTGGGCTTTCACCGAGGGCGTCCTCGTCGCCAAGGACCACGACACGCTCTGGACGAAGGACTCGTATGGCGACTTCATCCTCGACCTTGAGTTCAAGGTGATCGCAGAATCCAACAGCGGCGTCTTCCTCCGCTCCGGCGACATCAAGAACGTCCTCTCCGCCCTCGAAATCCAGGTCCATGACAGCGCCGACGGCAGCAAGTACGGCATGGTCGCCGCGATTTATGACGCCATGCCGCCCAGCAAGGGCGCCGCCAGGCCCGTCGGCGAGTGGAACCGCTTCACCATCACCTGCAAAGGCCCGCAAGTGACCGTGGTCTTCAACGGCGAGACCGTGATTGATGCCAATCTCGACAACTGGCCCGAAGTGAAGAAGAACCCCGACGGCACCCCGAACAAATTCCCCGTCGCCCTCAAAGACTTCGCCCGCAAAGGCCCCATCGGCCTCCAGGGCCTCCACGGTAAAGCGCAGGCACCGGTGTGGTATCGGAATGTGAAGATCAAGGTGCTGTAG
- a CDS encoding SDR family oxidoreductase, with protein MNLNLEGKSVAVFGAAKGIGRAIVDGFVAEGCAVRGFDREKNADFITAGDVTNFEAVKAFAAGFESVDHIVFSVGAGSGKFGFPFWNLEPSDWTRVLEINLIGAVNVAHAFAPKLIERGSGSLLFLVSVAGQMGSQTDPPYSASKAGLINFTQCAAKDLGPHNIRVNALAPGMVKTELNRSIWAAGQKKLPEDQCVSFDDWAAEKIKKVSHLGRWQMPEEYAAMATFLASDHAKNITGQTINIDGGQVMHS; from the coding sequence ATGAACCTCAATCTCGAAGGCAAGTCCGTCGCCGTGTTTGGAGCCGCCAAGGGCATTGGGCGGGCGATTGTGGATGGTTTTGTGGCCGAAGGGTGTGCCGTGCGGGGTTTTGACCGGGAGAAGAACGCGGACTTCATCACGGCGGGTGATGTGACGAACTTTGAGGCGGTGAAGGCCTTTGCGGCGGGGTTTGAGAGCGTGGATCACATCGTTTTCTCTGTTGGGGCCGGCTCCGGGAAGTTTGGCTTTCCGTTTTGGAATCTGGAGCCGTCGGACTGGACGCGGGTGCTGGAGATCAACCTCATTGGCGCAGTGAATGTGGCGCACGCGTTTGCACCGAAACTGATTGAGCGAGGAAGTGGCTCGCTCTTGTTTCTCGTCTCCGTCGCCGGGCAGATGGGATCGCAGACCGATCCGCCTTACAGCGCTTCGAAGGCCGGACTGATCAATTTCACGCAGTGCGCGGCGAAGGATCTCGGCCCGCATAACATCCGCGTGAACGCGCTCGCGCCCGGCATGGTGAAGACGGAGCTGAATCGGTCCATCTGGGCGGCGGGGCAGAAGAAGCTGCCGGAGGATCAATGCGTGAGCTTCGATGACTGGGCGGCGGAGAAGATCAAGAAGGTGTCACATCTCGGTCGCTGGCAGATGCCGGAGGAATATGCAGCGATGGCGACGTTTCTGGCCTCAGATCACGCGAAGAACATCACCGGCCAGACGATCAATATCGACGGCGGGCAGGTAATGCACTCATAG
- a CDS encoding Nramp family divalent metal transporter: MNQPEPAPSHWAAILRSIGPGLIITASIVGSGEVIATPKVAGEAGFTLLWFIVLGCFIKVFVQVELGRYAVSTGQTTLEAMNSIPGPRFIVSWLLWLWLGMFVALVFQVAGIVGGVADIFAAAGLTMDKKLLAIGVGGSCAVLLALGRYRLVESLSVAMVVLFTLATVIAVGSLQWSPYAITAANVVEGFQFKLPENFVTAFGAFGIIGVGASELIYYPYWCLEKGYAVNVGPQDGTPQRTVRAQGWMRVMRIDAWISFVIYTLATLAFYMLGAAVLHSKGLQVNDQGMIDTLAHMYAESFGSWSLYVFLVGAFFALYSTIFASTASNARLLVDAAALFKVVRYPTPEHRVRAVKVCVVLLPALSVGLYMLWEKPVTLVLIGAVSQGIMLPFLAGAALYFRHCRLDRALRPGFAWTLCLWIAALSMAAIGAYQVVQEIMKAVHS; encoded by the coding sequence ATGAACCAGCCAGAACCCGCGCCCAGCCACTGGGCAGCCATCCTTCGCAGCATCGGGCCGGGACTGATCATCACGGCCTCAATCGTAGGCTCGGGCGAGGTGATCGCCACGCCGAAGGTGGCGGGGGAGGCGGGGTTCACGCTGCTGTGGTTCATCGTGCTCGGCTGTTTCATCAAGGTGTTCGTGCAGGTGGAGCTGGGGCGCTATGCGGTGAGCACGGGGCAGACAACGCTGGAGGCGATGAACAGCATCCCAGGGCCGCGCTTTATCGTGAGCTGGCTGCTGTGGCTCTGGCTCGGCATGTTTGTGGCGCTCGTGTTTCAGGTGGCGGGCATCGTCGGTGGCGTGGCGGACATCTTTGCCGCCGCCGGGCTGACGATGGACAAGAAACTGCTCGCCATCGGCGTCGGCGGTTCGTGCGCGGTGCTGCTGGCGCTGGGGCGCTACCGCCTCGTGGAGAGCTTGTCGGTGGCGATGGTGGTGCTGTTCACGCTGGCGACGGTCATCGCGGTGGGCTCGCTGCAATGGTCGCCGTATGCGATCACGGCGGCCAATGTGGTGGAGGGATTTCAATTCAAGCTGCCGGAGAATTTTGTGACCGCGTTCGGTGCGTTCGGCATCATCGGCGTCGGCGCTTCGGAGCTGATCTATTATCCTTATTGGTGCCTCGAAAAGGGCTACGCCGTGAATGTCGGCCCGCAGGACGGCACGCCGCAGCGGACCGTGCGTGCGCAGGGATGGATGCGCGTGATGCGCATCGACGCGTGGATTTCCTTTGTCATCTACACGCTGGCGACGCTCGCCTTCTACATGCTCGGTGCCGCCGTGCTGCACTCGAAGGGCCTGCAGGTGAACGACCAGGGCATGATCGACACGCTCGCTCACATGTATGCGGAGAGTTTTGGTTCATGGAGCCTCTATGTTTTTCTCGTCGGCGCGTTTTTTGCGCTCTACTCGACGATCTTCGCCTCCACAGCCTCGAACGCACGGCTGCTGGTCGATGCGGCGGCGCTCTTCAAAGTGGTGCGCTATCCCACACCGGAGCATCGGGTTCGGGCCGTGAAAGTCTGCGTGGTGCTGCTGCCCGCGTTGTCAGTGGGGCTGTACATGCTCTGGGAGAAACCGGTCACCCTGGTTCTCATCGGTGCCGTCAGCCAGGGGATCATGCTGCCCTTCCTGGCTGGCGCGGCGCTTTATTTCCGCCACTGCCGCCTGGACCGCGCCCTGCGTCCCGGCTTCGCATGGACGCTCTGTCTGTGGATCGCCGCCCTGTCGATGGCGGCGATCGGCGCGTATCAGGTCGTGCAGGAAATCATGAAAGCGGTTCACTCATAA
- a CDS encoding NAD(P)-dependent oxidoreductase, with product MSKPLAGHKIGFVGLGNMGRANARHLHAAGADVVVWNRSDAPAEAAVALGMRRAATLPDLSREIGPGVICVNLTMTDVVENIVFGPGGLIEGLHKDALIIDFGTTGVPETKKWAERVNWVDAPVSGGQVGAEAATLTIMAGGSEVNFQRALPIFQAVGKNITHLGPSGAGQVTKLANQLIVAQTIDAVAQALRMAELSGVDPALVRKALLGGFAESRILDLHGDRMVRRDFAPGGRATLQLKDVRLMSQLADSVGLDSPTLKNSLAQWEKFVHEKGFGDLDHSGLFRLYE from the coding sequence ATGAGCAAGCCACTCGCAGGACACAAGATCGGATTCGTCGGACTCGGCAACATGGGCCGGGCCAATGCGCGTCATTTGCACGCGGCTGGGGCCGATGTCGTCGTCTGGAATCGCAGTGACGCGCCTGCGGAGGCCGCCGTGGCCCTGGGCATGCGCCGTGCGGCCACCTTGCCGGACCTCTCCCGCGAAATCGGCCCCGGCGTCATCTGCGTCAATCTCACCATGACCGACGTCGTCGAAAACATCGTCTTTGGTCCTGGCGGCTTGATCGAAGGTCTGCACAAAGATGCCCTCATCATCGACTTTGGCACCACTGGCGTCCCCGAGACCAAAAAATGGGCAGAACGCGTCAACTGGGTCGATGCCCCCGTCTCCGGCGGCCAGGTCGGTGCCGAGGCTGCCACGCTCACCATCATGGCCGGCGGCAGCGAGGTGAATTTCCAGCGCGCTTTGCCCATCTTCCAAGCCGTTGGCAAAAATATCACCCATCTCGGCCCCAGCGGGGCAGGGCAGGTCACCAAGCTCGCCAATCAACTCATCGTCGCTCAAACCATCGACGCCGTCGCCCAAGCCTTGCGCATGGCCGAGCTTTCCGGCGTCGATCCCGCCCTCGTCCGCAAAGCCCTTCTCGGCGGCTTCGCCGAAAGCCGCATCCTTGACCTCCACGGCGATCGCATGGTCCGCCGCGATTTCGCCCCCGGTGGCCGTGCCACGCTTCAGCTCAAGGATGTCCGCCTCATGTCCCAACTCGCCGATTCCGTCGGCCTCGATTCACCCACGTTGAAGAACTCCCTCGCCCAGTGGGAGAAGTTTGTACACGAAAAAGGCTTCGGTGATCTGGATCACTCAGGGTTGTTCCGGCTTTATGAGTGA
- a CDS encoding NAD-dependent epimerase/dehydratase family protein has product MKIIITGGGGFLGSQLAQKLLERGTWCGQPITEMVLLDAFFREEPTDTRVKQVKGDIGDRATAFAATGSKFDVIFHLASMVSGECEERFDDAMRVNLDGGRNVFEAARAAEGRPRVVFASSVACYGGLDMSQLMSDHTKQLPQTTYGMTKAMCEMMVNDHTRKGHFDGRSVRLPTVIVRPGKPNAAASSWASGMFREPLNGEPCLLPIRREQSHPMTGYRTVIDSFIALSEVEEAKLGKDRACVLPAHRVTPQIAEKVIQEVATERGIKLGPIVDAFDARIQGIVDNWPQQVDGSRAMEIGLPRPPELKVIVGQYLDDFGPK; this is encoded by the coding sequence ATGAAAATCATCATCACCGGCGGCGGCGGCTTTCTTGGCTCCCAGCTTGCGCAGAAGCTCCTCGAACGCGGCACTTGGTGCGGCCAGCCAATCACCGAGATGGTGCTGCTGGATGCGTTTTTTCGCGAAGAACCGACGGACACGCGAGTGAAGCAGGTGAAAGGCGACATTGGCGACCGGGCGACGGCTTTCGCGGCTACGGGATCGAAGTTCGATGTGATCTTCCATCTGGCCTCGATGGTGAGCGGTGAATGCGAGGAGCGCTTTGATGACGCAATGCGTGTGAACTTGGATGGCGGACGCAATGTGTTTGAGGCGGCGCGAGCGGCGGAAGGCAGGCCGCGAGTGGTGTTTGCGAGCAGCGTGGCTTGCTATGGCGGCCTCGACATGTCGCAACTGATGTCCGACCACACGAAACAGCTCCCGCAGACGACCTACGGCATGACGAAGGCGATGTGCGAGATGATGGTGAACGATCACACCCGCAAAGGCCACTTCGACGGCCGCAGCGTGCGCTTGCCGACGGTGATCGTGCGTCCCGGCAAGCCGAATGCCGCCGCATCGAGCTGGGCGAGCGGGATGTTCCGCGAACCGCTCAATGGCGAGCCGTGCCTTCTGCCGATCCGCCGTGAGCAGTCGCATCCAATGACCGGTTATCGCACCGTGATCGATTCGTTCATCGCTTTGAGCGAGGTCGAGGAAGCCAAACTCGGCAAAGATCGTGCCTGTGTGCTGCCAGCACACCGTGTGACGCCACAGATTGCCGAAAAGGTGATTCAAGAAGTCGCCACAGAGCGTGGCATCAAGCTGGGACCCATTGTGGATGCCTTTGATGCCCGCATTCAAGGCATCGTGGATAACTGGCCGCAGCAAGTGGATGGCTCTCGTGCGATGGAGATCGGACTGCCGCGTCCGCCGGAGCTGAAGGTGATCGTAGGGCAGTATCTCGATGATTTTGGGCCGAAGTGA
- the hflK gene encoding FtsH protease activity modulator HflK: protein MSEIRPFPNAPQIKIDPRRIFIGIGVVFIAIGLFSGIYQVPANSVAVVQRFGGYLKTAEPGLHFKLPWGIDQITIVEVERRQKLEFGTATQGASNQYQYEEDYNEQQREKNMVTGDLNAVLVEWEIQYHVEEPIAYVFNVRDPLPTLRDLAEAVMREVVGDRTVDEVLTIGRQEMELKALERLQALTNGLKMGVHIDQIQLGDVNPPAGVKASFNEVNSSQQERESLINQASGEYNRVVPRARGEAVQKTSTAEGYAAKRVNEAEGDATRFKALLAEYLKAPEVTKKRIYLETMSKVLPSVPGKIILDEKASSFLPLMNLRQPAPQPPAADPKLPAR from the coding sequence ATGAGTGAGATACGACCCTTCCCGAATGCACCGCAGATCAAGATCGATCCACGTCGCATATTCATCGGCATTGGCGTGGTGTTCATTGCCATCGGGCTGTTCTCCGGCATCTACCAGGTGCCGGCCAATTCCGTGGCGGTGGTGCAGCGCTTCGGCGGTTATTTGAAGACAGCGGAGCCGGGGCTGCACTTCAAGCTGCCGTGGGGCATCGACCAGATCACGATCGTCGAAGTGGAGCGCCGACAGAAGCTGGAGTTCGGCACCGCCACGCAGGGCGCATCGAACCAATACCAATACGAGGAAGACTACAACGAACAGCAGCGCGAGAAGAACATGGTCACGGGTGATTTGAACGCCGTGCTCGTGGAGTGGGAGATTCAATACCATGTGGAGGAACCCATCGCCTACGTCTTCAATGTGCGCGATCCGCTGCCCACTCTGCGCGATCTTGCCGAGGCGGTGATGCGGGAAGTAGTGGGCGACCGCACCGTGGATGAAGTGCTCACCATCGGCCGCCAGGAGATGGAATTGAAGGCGCTGGAGCGGCTGCAAGCGCTGACCAATGGGTTGAAAATGGGCGTGCATATCGACCAGATCCAGCTCGGTGATGTGAATCCGCCTGCTGGCGTCAAAGCCAGCTTCAACGAGGTGAACAGCTCCCAACAGGAGCGCGAATCCCTCATCAACCAAGCCAGCGGCGAGTACAACCGCGTGGTGCCACGCGCGCGAGGCGAGGCGGTGCAAAAAACCAGTACCGCCGAAGGTTACGCCGCCAAACGCGTCAATGAGGCCGAAGGCGATGCCACCCGCTTCAAGGCGCTGCTCGCGGAATATCTCAAAGCGCCCGAGGTCACCAAAAAACGCATCTACCTCGAAACGATGAGCAAGGTGCTGCCGTCCGTGCCCGGCAAAATCATCCTGGATGAAAAGGCATCCTCCTTCCTCCCGCTCATGAATCTCCGCCAACCCGCGCCCCAGCCGCCAGCCGCCGACCCCAAGCTCCCCGCCCGATGA
- the hflC gene encoding protease modulator HflC, translating to MKAPLILIILLALAIVLGSGFYTMSETEQVVITQFGMPVGEPVTKAGLHWKTPFIQTANRIEKRVLEWDGESTPMTTKNKVFVMVGSFARWEIIEPLVFFRQLTDERRALSRLNGIIGSETRIVIAKHDFIEAVRTTKDRKVVRDMISPAPGATAGTPLSTAEARIGVLPSITKGRSELEAEIFANAAEKVKDLGIRLLDVRLKRIDYDPSVSESIYQRMITERQQIADRYRAEGEGEAAKINGERERDLSLIESEAYRKVQEIEGAADAKATEIYAKAYNQTPEAAQLFEFLQTMLAYKTLITPDTTMVFTTDSELFRYLKSSSPQAKPAAGGTSMEFTPLNKLPTLLEVGR from the coding sequence ATGAAAGCCCCCCTCATTCTCATCATCCTCCTCGCACTGGCCATCGTGCTCGGCTCCGGTTTCTACACCATGAGCGAAACGGAGCAGGTCGTCATCACCCAGTTCGGCATGCCGGTGGGCGAACCGGTGACCAAAGCCGGCCTGCACTGGAAGACCCCGTTCATCCAGACCGCCAACCGCATCGAAAAACGCGTGCTGGAGTGGGACGGCGAGTCCACGCCCATGACGACGAAGAACAAAGTCTTCGTGATGGTGGGCAGTTTTGCCCGCTGGGAGATCATCGAGCCGCTGGTGTTTTTCCGCCAACTCACGGATGAGCGCCGCGCCCTCTCGCGACTGAACGGCATCATCGGCAGCGAGACGCGCATCGTCATCGCCAAGCATGACTTCATCGAGGCCGTGCGCACCACGAAGGACCGCAAGGTCGTGCGGGATATGATCAGTCCCGCGCCGGGCGCCACCGCCGGCACGCCGCTCTCCACCGCCGAGGCGCGCATCGGCGTGCTGCCCTCCATCACCAAAGGCCGCAGCGAGCTGGAGGCGGAGATTTTTGCCAACGCCGCCGAAAAGGTCAAGGATCTCGGCATCCGCCTGCTCGACGTGCGTCTCAAGCGCATCGACTACGATCCGTCCGTGAGCGAGTCCATCTACCAGCGCATGATCACCGAGCGTCAGCAGATCGCCGACCGTTACCGTGCCGAAGGCGAAGGCGAGGCTGCGAAAATCAATGGTGAGCGGGAACGCGATCTGAGCCTCATTGAATCCGAGGCCTACCGCAAGGTGCAGGAGATCGAAGGCGCCGCCGATGCGAAGGCCACGGAGATTTATGCGAAGGCTTATAACCAGACGCCCGAGGCCGCGCAGTTGTTTGAATTCCTGCAAACAATGTTGGCCTACAAGACCCTGATCACCCCGGACACGACGATGGTCTTCACCACCGACAGCGAACTGTTCCGCTATTTGAAGTCGAGCAGCCCGCAGGCCAAACCGGCGGCGGGTGGCACCAGCATGGAGTTCACGCCGTTGAACAAGCTGCCGACGCTGCTGGAAGTGGGGCGGTAA